Genomic segment of Paenibacillus sp. FSL R5-0912:
TCAGCCGCTCAATGGTTGCTGCCCGTGTCGCCGGAGTGCCGAGCCCCGAATCCTTCATGGCATCGCGGAGCTCCTCATCCTCTATCTGCTTGCCTGCGCTTTCCATCGCCTTCAGCAAAGTCCCTTCCGTATAGTGCTTCGGCGGCTGGGTATCCTTCTCCTTAACGATGGCGTCACTGCAGACCACCTCATCCGTTGTTGAGATCGAGAACGGCTCGTTCACCTCAACCTCCTCGTCCTCCTCATCCTCCTTGCCTTGGCCCTTGGCCGGTTTGGACTTGTCCTTCTTCTGGTCTCCGTAAATCACCTTCCAGCCCAGGCTGAGCAGCTCCTTGACGGTGGTTTTGAACTTCTCATTCTCCACTTCGGTGATTACAGTATGCACCTTGTATTCAGCAGCCGGATAGAACTGGGAGAGGAGCCGGCGGACGATCAGGTCGTACAGCTTGGCCTCATCCGCACTCAGTCCGTTCGCCTTGCGGTTCGTCGGCAGAATGGCATGGTGATCCTCAACCTTGGACGGGTTACAGATAAACTTGTTGCCTTTATGGACCAGGTTGCGGTTGGCACCCTTCACCCATTCATCGTACTGCGTACCTTGCAGCGCCGACAGCGTCTTGTGCATCTCCGGGATGTTCTGCTCCGTCACGTAGTTGGAGTTGGTACGCGGATAGGATATCACTTTGTGCTTTTCATAGAGCGCCTGGGCAATATCCAGCGTTTTTTTGGCTGAAAATGCATATTTCCCGTTCGCCTCACGCTGCAGCAGCGTCAAATCATACAGCTTGTTCGGATATTCCTTGGTTTCCTTAACCTCATAGGATTCAATTCTGGCCGGTTTGCCCTTAACCTTGGCTGCAAGAGCCTCTGCCTTGGCGCCGTCAGTGAGCCGGTCCCCCTGCCACATTCCCTTATAGTTCAGTTCATTCTGGCTGAAATGCCCCTCCACCTCAAAAAACTTCAGCGAGGAGAATGCCTCAATCGTCTTCTGCCGGTCATAGATCAGCGCAAGCACGGGGGTCTGCACCCGCCCTACAGACAGCAGCACATTATGCTTCGTCGTAAACGCCCGCGAGCCGTTCATCCCGATCAGCCAGTCCGCCTCGCTGCGTGCCCTGGCCGCCTTGGTCAGATTCTCATATTCCGAGCCGTCCTTCAGCTCCTGGAACCCTTTGCGGATCGTTTCCGGTGTCAGGTCCGATATCCACAGCCGCTTGACCGGCTGGCTCAGCTCCAGATGGCGCTGGATTAGCGAGAAAATATGCTGCCCTTCGCGCCCGGCATCGCAGGAATTGACCAGCAGGTCGCTGCGCTTCGCCAGCTCGCCAATCACCTTCAGCTGATCCAGCGTG
This window contains:
- a CDS encoding type IA DNA topoisomerase, whose translation is MKTLIIAEKPDMGRNIAAAIEPKAKNYRSYLEGEQYIITWAIGHLIGLAEPEAYDNKYKKWNINDLPIIPEQFKLVPNARTLDQLKVIGELAKRSDLLVNSCDAGREGQHIFSLIQRHLELSQPVKRLWISDLTPETIRKGFQELKDGSEYENLTKAARARSEADWLIGMNGSRAFTTKHNVLLSVGRVQTPVLALIYDRQKTIEAFSSLKFFEVEGHFSQNELNYKGMWQGDRLTDGAKAEALAAKVKGKPARIESYEVKETKEYPNKLYDLTLLQREANGKYAFSAKKTLDIAQALYEKHKVISYPRTNSNYVTEQNIPEMHKTLSALQGTQYDEWVKGANRNLVHKGNKFICNPSKVEDHHAILPTNRKANGLSADEAKLYDLIVRRLLSQFYPAAEYKVHTVITEVENEKFKTTVKELLSLGWKVIYGDQKKDKSKPAKGQGKEDEEDEEVEVNEPFSISTTDEVVCSDAIVKEKDTQPPKHYTEGTLLKAMESAGKQIEDEELRDAMKDSGLGTPATRAATIERLKNVGYVEMQGKKIAITQKGRTAIELIRGAGVELLTSPEMTGQWERRLNEIARGTAADGQFMENVKRFASMIVDKVRVQSRAAKTSFEGETPSLNAGAKGRSAGATPRKAADRKAADKPTAARKRSEPAAAKAEDTGPKVIGSCPRPGCGGMIFMGRKGYGCSHYKEGCKFVIWKENHGRTLTDAQVKALIEKGKTGKLKLAAEDGSPLEGKLVLTNMDTGQLAVE